One Colius striatus isolate bColStr4 chromosome 7, bColStr4.1.hap1, whole genome shotgun sequence DNA segment encodes these proteins:
- the TNFAIP8L3 gene encoding tumor necrosis factor alpha-induced protein 8-like protein 3, whose amino-acid sequence MDSDSGELSEGELVSPAGPDCFSSKNLALQAQKKILSKMASKTMANMLIDDTSSEIFDELYKVTKEHTRNKKEAHKIMKDLIKVAIKIGILYRNNQFNQDEMEIVDKFRKKLNQTAMTIVSFYEVEYTFDRNVLAELLNECKDLVHELVDRHLTPRSHGRINHVFNHFADVEFLTALYSLDGDCRPYLKKICDGINKLLDEKIL is encoded by the coding sequence GTCCCGATTGTTTCAGTTCCAAGAATCTCGCACTGCAAGCCCAGAAAAAGATCCTGAGTAAAATGGCAAGCAAAACCATGGCTAACATGCTAATCGATGACACAAGCAGTGAAATCTTTGATGAGCTGTACAAAGTAACAAAGGAAcatacaagaaacaaaaaggaagccCATAAAATTATGAAAGACCTGATTAAAGTGGCAATAAAAATTGGGATCCTCTATCGAAATAACCAGTTCAACCAAGACGAGATGGAAATCGTAGACAAGTTCAGGAAGAAGCTGAACCAAACTGCCATGACAATTGTCAGTTTCTATGAGGTAGAATACACTTTTGACAGAAATGTTCTTGCAGAACTTCTGAACGAATGTAAAGACCTTGTGCATGAACTGGTAGATCGACACTTGACACCGAGATCCCACGGGCGCATCAACCACGTCTTCAACCACTTCGCGGATGTGGAGTTTCTAACCGCCCTGTACAGTCTCGACGGGGATTGTCGGCCGTACCTCAAAAAGATCTGTGATGGCATCAACAAACTACTCGATGAGAAGATCCTTTGA